In one window of Miscanthus floridulus cultivar M001 chromosome 12, ASM1932011v1, whole genome shotgun sequence DNA:
- the LOC136495582 gene encoding uncharacterized protein: MTGPPDLSTGAGVHPHVGKSPPTDVKARDDSPPTPSSAEPYRHDVPIGTPPRAMEGFRSTSVDLSPSTTMPGTPPAMSPSVRPTPDSITRVADAMGRANTSSITMIAPDCDLPITVTATSTYVGRVMTDCVAPTMVGAMSAEGSSVCPVVGSGITSIAGYLATFEGVPRASTSSCPTEGMGAIMGSA; the protein is encoded by the coding sequence ATGACGGGTCCTCCAGATTTGTCCACTGGAGCAGGGGTTCACCCCCACGTAGGCAAGTCACCACCCACCGACGTTAAGGCTAGGGACGACTCCCCGCCGACCCCAAGCAGCGCCGAGCCCTATCGCCATGATGTTCCTATCGGGACACCCCCTCGAGCGATGGAAGGGTTCAGAAGTACGAGCGTTgacctctctcctagcaccacaATGCCCGGGACCCCCCCAGCCATGTCCCCCTCCGTCCGGCCCACGCCAGACTCCATTACCAGGGTTGCCGACGCTATGGGTCGTGCCAATACCTCAAGCATCACCATGATAGCGCCCGACTGTGACCTGCCTATCACAgtcaccgccacctccacctatgtTGGCAGGGTCATGACCGACTGCGTTGCACCCACCATGGTTGGTGCCATGAGCGCGGAAGGCAGCTCCGTCTGTCCTGTCGTCGGTAGTGGTATCACCTCCATCGCTGGCTACTTAGCGACCTTTGAAGGCGTCCCTCGAGCTTCTACGTCCTCTtgtcccaccgagggcatgggTGCCATCATGGGCAGCGCCTGA
- the LOC136498550 gene encoding transcription factor RAX2-like: MGRAPCCDKNNVKKGPWSSQEDAKLKEFMEKHGTGGNWIALPQKAGLRRCGKSCRLRWLNYLRPNIKHGEFTENEDRVICSMYASIGSRWSIIASQLPGRTDNDIKNYWNTKLKKKLLGSTAAPHPHRAPRQHHHHSPGLNLMLQHTSSPSLPQATYNSFFSGAGGALHHDPIIPALALPQTPQDYMLSTGAGLGIPTNAPSSLLHAQQQQQFQHHLQQVVKEESGSMIVFGSDQQSCSSSDGGAHSQQPPQFGGHGHGKELSFDGYLFGYNNGGSSMEHDSRLLLHQLQDAHQQAHQQVPVEYNYEEIKQLLMSTTAAGSLHGGHEDGGMEGFGGGASQGKVTMM, from the exons ATGGGGAGGGCTCCGTGCTGCGACAAGAACAATGTGAAGAAAGGGCCATGGTCTTCACAGGAGGATGCCAAGCTCAAGGAGTTCATGGAGAAGCACGGCACCGGTGGGAATTGGATCGCTCTTCCTCAAAAAGCAG GATTAAGGAGATGTGGCAAGAGCTGTAGGCTTAGATGGTTAAACTACCTGAGGCCTAACATTAAACATGGGGAGTTCACTGAGAACGAAGACAGGGTCATCTGCAGCATGTATGCAAGTATAGGAAGCAG GTGGTCGATCATTGCGTCGCAGCTGCCCGGGCGCACCGACAACGACATCAAGAACTACTGGAACACCAAGCTGAAGAAGAAGCTCCTCGGCTCCACCGCCGCCCCACACCCTCACCGCGCGCCGCGGCAGCACCACCACCACTCGCCCGGCCTCAACCTGATGCTCCAGCACACGTCGTCACCCTCCTTACCCCAGGCCACCTACAACAGCTTCTTCTCAGGCGCCGGCGGAGCCCTCCACCACGACCCCATCATCCCCGCACTAGCACTGCCGCAGACGCCCCAGGACTACATGCTAAGCACCGGTGCAGGCCTTGGCATCCCAACAAACGCCCCGTCGTCACTGCTGcacgcgcagcagcagcagcagtttcAGCACCACCTGCAGCAAGTGGTGAAGGAGGAGAGCGGCAGCATGATCGTGTTCGGCAGCGACCAGCAGAGCTGCAGCTCGTCGGACGGCGGCGCGCACAGCCAGCAGCCGCCGCAGTTcggcggccatggccatggcaaggAGCTGAGCTTCGACGGCTACTTATTCGGCTACAACAATGGCGGCAGTAGCATGGAGCATGACAGCAGGCTGCTTCTTCATCAGCTGCAAGATGCTCACCAGCAGGCCCATCAGCAGGTGCCGGTGGAGTACAACTACGAGGAGATCAAGCAGCTGCTCATGAGCACAACCGCCGCCGGTAGTTTGCACGGCGGCCATGAGGACGGCGGAATGGAAGGGTTCGGCGGCGGCGCCTCTCAAGGGAAGGTGACGATGATGTAA